A window of the Microvirga terrae genome harbors these coding sequences:
- a CDS encoding DoxX family protein, with protein sequence MIDTRLAPYGAFALRAALGIMFIAHAYLKIAVFTVPGFAGFLTQVGFPAFLAWPIILAELIGGVAILLGLYGRAVSVALLPVLLGALLVHAPNGWVFNATNGGWEYPAFLALAAVAHALIGDGAFAIRPLALGLGSGAVLRPRIG encoded by the coding sequence ATGATCGACACCCGCCTTGCTCCCTATGGTGCTTTCGCCCTTCGTGCGGCTCTTGGCATCATGTTCATCGCCCACGCCTATCTGAAGATCGCCGTGTTCACGGTTCCAGGCTTTGCCGGATTCCTCACGCAGGTCGGCTTTCCGGCCTTCCTGGCGTGGCCCATCATCCTGGCCGAACTGATCGGCGGCGTTGCGATCCTGCTGGGCTTGTACGGTCGGGCTGTGTCGGTCGCTCTCCTGCCGGTTCTTTTGGGCGCGCTTCTCGTCCATGCTCCTAATGGCTGGGTGTTCAACGCAACCAATGGCGGCTGGGAATATCCGGCTTTTCTGGCTCTGGCGGCCGTTGCCCATGCGCTGATCGGCGACGGTGCGTTTGCAATCAGGCCGTTGGCACTCGGCCTGGGTTCAGGCGCCGTCCTTCGACCCCGGATCGGGTAA
- a CDS encoding carbohydrate ABC transporter permease encodes MSTAVPQGRRPRHLTIGRIGVYVFLVTAALFFLLPLWIMVVTSLKPMDEIRLGNILALPAAMTMDAWTKAWSSACTGLECNGISVGFWNSVRILIPSVILSIIAGAINGYALSFWRVKGANVMFGILLLGAFIPYQVFLYPLVRIFSMTGIYNSLTCIVLVHVIFGLPTMTLLFRNYYAGLPIELFKAARIDGGGFWSIFFRVILPMSTPILVVATILQVTGIWNDFIFGLTFAGRENLPMTVQLNNIVNSTQGERAYNVDMAATMLAALVPLVVYFVSGRWFVRGIAAGAVKG; translated from the coding sequence ATGAGCACCGCTGTGCCACAGGGCCGCCGTCCTCGCCACCTCACCATTGGGCGCATCGGCGTCTACGTCTTCCTGGTCACGGCCGCCCTGTTCTTCCTGCTGCCGCTCTGGATCATGGTGGTGACGTCGCTCAAGCCCATGGACGAGATTCGGCTCGGCAACATCCTCGCCCTGCCCGCCGCCATGACCATGGATGCCTGGACCAAGGCCTGGTCTTCCGCCTGCACCGGCCTGGAATGCAACGGCATCAGTGTGGGGTTCTGGAACTCCGTGCGCATTCTAATCCCGTCGGTGATCCTCTCGATCATCGCTGGTGCCATCAACGGCTATGCGCTGTCGTTCTGGCGCGTCAAGGGTGCGAACGTCATGTTCGGCATCCTGCTGCTCGGGGCCTTCATCCCCTACCAGGTTTTTCTCTACCCCCTGGTGCGCATCTTCTCGATGACCGGGATCTACAATTCGCTCACCTGCATCGTTCTGGTTCACGTGATCTTCGGTCTGCCGACCATGACCCTGCTGTTCCGCAACTATTATGCCGGTTTGCCAATCGAGTTGTTCAAGGCGGCGCGCATCGACGGTGGCGGGTTTTGGTCGATCTTCTTCCGGGTGATTCTGCCGATGTCCACGCCTATCCTGGTCGTCGCGACCATCCTGCAGGTCACCGGCATCTGGAACGACTTCATCTTCGGTCTGACCTTCGCAGGGCGCGAGAACCTGCCGATGACCGTGCAGCTCAACAACATCGTCAACTCGACCCAGGGCGAGCGTGCTTACAACGTGGACATGGCGGCGACCATGCTCGCAGCCCTCGTTCCCCTCGTCGTCTATTTCGTCTCTGGCCGCTGGTTCGTCCGTGGCATCGCCGCCGGCGCTGTGAAGGGATAA
- a CDS encoding ABC transporter ATP-binding protein: MSTVSVRDVTVAFESVQVFDGLSLDIDEGEFIVLLGPSGCGKSTLLNAIAGLLDVADGQIWINGKNVTWEEPKDRGIAMVFQSYALYPRMSVRENMSFGLKMAKTPRAEIEKRVTKAAELLQITPLLDRRPDQLSGGQRQRVAIGRALVRDAAVFLFDEPLSNLDAKLRNELRVEIKRLHARLGKTTMVYVTHDQIEAMTLADRIVVMREQKIQQIGTPDEIYHRPANLFVAGFVGSPQMNFIKGRLENTGEGLSFLAGDRRLSLSAYPFATAPSPGQEVVLGVRPEHLEIASKGIWQGFKVDIVEPMGADTIIWCSDPIGSVQVRTTGSRRAAPGESLTLHIDPTQVSLFSAETGERL; this comes from the coding sequence ATGTCGACCGTTTCCGTTCGTGATGTGACCGTCGCATTCGAGTCTGTTCAGGTCTTCGACGGGCTGTCCCTCGATATCGACGAGGGTGAATTCATCGTCCTGCTCGGGCCGTCGGGGTGCGGCAAGTCCACCCTGCTCAACGCCATCGCGGGCCTGCTCGACGTGGCTGACGGTCAGATCTGGATCAACGGCAAGAACGTGACCTGGGAGGAGCCCAAGGACCGCGGCATCGCCATGGTGTTCCAGTCCTATGCCCTCTATCCCCGGATGAGCGTGCGCGAGAACATGTCCTTCGGCCTCAAGATGGCGAAGACGCCACGCGCAGAGATCGAGAAGCGGGTCACCAAGGCGGCCGAACTCCTTCAGATCACACCCCTCCTCGACCGGCGCCCGGACCAGCTCTCCGGAGGCCAGCGCCAGCGCGTCGCCATCGGCCGAGCGCTTGTCCGCGACGCCGCCGTCTTCCTGTTCGACGAGCCGCTTTCCAACCTCGACGCCAAGCTGAGGAACGAGCTGCGCGTCGAGATCAAGCGGCTGCATGCACGGCTCGGCAAGACCACGATGGTCTACGTCACCCACGACCAGATCGAGGCCATGACACTCGCCGACCGTATCGTGGTCATGCGGGAGCAGAAGATCCAGCAGATCGGAACGCCGGACGAGATCTATCACCGGCCCGCCAACCTGTTCGTGGCAGGCTTCGTCGGTTCACCGCAGATGAACTTCATCAAGGGCCGGCTCGAAAACACCGGAGAGGGACTGAGCTTCCTGGCGGGTGACCGCCGCCTGTCCCTGTCGGCCTACCCGTTCGCGACCGCCCCGTCGCCGGGTCAGGAGGTCGTGCTCGGCGTGCGACCCGAACATCTCGAGATCGCGAGCAAAGGCATCTGGCAGGGCTTCAAGGTCGATATCGTCGAGCCCATGGGCGCGGACACCATCATCTGGTGCAGCGATCCGATCGGCTCGGTCCAGGTGCGCACCACGGGCAGCCGCCGGGCCGCGCCGGGCGAGAGCCTCACGCTGCATATCGATCCCACGCAGGTCTCTCTCTTCTCGGCAGAGACCGGCGAGCGCCTGTGA
- a CDS encoding aldo/keto reductase has protein sequence MDYRNLGRSGLKVSPICLGTMMFGGPTDEALSARIIAKAYEAGVNFIDTADVYNEGRSEEVTGRAINAARSHWVLATKVANPTGQGPNDRGLSRRRIMAAAEASLRRLGTDWIDIYYLHREDHATPLAETVRAMGDLVRQGKIRHFGVSNHRAWRVAEICRLCDDLGIDRPVVSQPYYNAMNRMPEVEHLPACGYYGLGVVPYSPLARGVLTGKYSPDAPPPETSRAGRQDNRMMQTEWRPESLQIAQDLKRHAEARGITAGQFAVGWVLNNRFITAVIAGPRTEEQWDDYLKALDYRFTAEDEALVDGLVAEGHPSTPGYNDPAYPIEGRQARTRPQS, from the coding sequence ATGGATTACCGCAATTTGGGCCGATCCGGCCTCAAGGTCTCGCCAATCTGCCTCGGCACGATGATGTTCGGAGGGCCGACCGACGAAGCCCTTTCCGCGCGCATCATCGCGAAAGCGTACGAGGCGGGCGTGAACTTCATCGATACGGCCGACGTCTACAACGAAGGTCGCTCCGAAGAGGTCACGGGACGGGCGATCAACGCGGCCCGCTCCCATTGGGTGCTCGCCACGAAAGTCGCGAACCCGACAGGCCAAGGTCCCAACGACCGCGGCCTCTCGCGCCGCCGCATCATGGCGGCCGCCGAGGCAAGCCTGCGGCGCCTGGGCACGGACTGGATTGATATCTACTACCTCCACCGGGAGGATCATGCGACCCCGCTCGCGGAGACGGTCCGCGCCATGGGCGATCTCGTGCGCCAGGGCAAGATCCGCCATTTCGGCGTGTCGAACCACCGCGCTTGGCGCGTGGCCGAGATCTGCCGCCTCTGCGACGACCTCGGCATTGATCGCCCGGTTGTGAGTCAGCCCTACTACAACGCCATGAACCGGATGCCGGAGGTCGAGCATCTCCCAGCCTGCGGCTATTATGGCCTCGGCGTCGTGCCCTATTCTCCGCTCGCGCGCGGCGTGCTGACGGGCAAGTACAGCCCCGATGCTCCACCACCGGAGACCAGCCGCGCCGGTCGCCAGGACAACCGGATGATGCAAACCGAGTGGCGTCCGGAATCGCTTCAGATCGCTCAGGACCTCAAGCGCCATGCCGAAGCCCGCGGCATCACAGCCGGCCAGTTTGCCGTGGGGTGGGTCCTGAACAATCGCTTCATCACCGCGGTGATCGCAGGTCCGCGCACGGAAGAGCAGTGGGACGATTACCTGAAAGCGCTCGACTACCGCTTCACGGCCGAGGACGAAGCGCTCGTTGATGGCCTCGTCGCCGAAGGTCATCCCTCGACGCCCGGATATAACGACCCCGCCTATCCGATCGAGGGTCGCCAAGCCCGGACACGCCCGCAAAGCTAA
- a CDS encoding LacI family DNA-binding transcriptional regulator: MKEIRIADVARLAGVSTATVSRVLSEPGKVRQKTHDVVMEAVRRSGYIPNSTAQKLRTRRTMNVLVIAPRLTNPVFAEILRGVDDELTHSGYGIIIGNLDNRREREARYVDLVLSRQVDGVLLLTGYIPENGTRDMRESGLPIVAVCAAIEDEAIPNVVVQDREASHRAVEYLAGLGHRRFGYISGTPSSIIEHERFRGFREGIAASGFRQDDFVRWEGPFVFATGVSAAEAFLAMKDRPTGIFAACDESAIGFIKRVRAERVRVPQDVSVIGFDGIEFADYTEPTLTTFRQPLHELGRVGADVLMKLIRGEMKAGDWNVRLPLTLLERDTTGPVLHKDYKSLRRSAM; encoded by the coding sequence GTGAAGGAGATACGCATCGCCGATGTAGCTCGTCTTGCGGGCGTCTCGACGGCGACCGTCAGCCGCGTTCTGTCGGAACCAGGCAAGGTGCGGCAGAAGACGCACGACGTCGTGATGGAGGCGGTGCGCCGCAGCGGCTACATTCCCAACAGCACGGCGCAGAAGCTGCGCACGCGCCGCACCATGAACGTGCTGGTGATCGCCCCGCGTCTTACTAATCCGGTTTTTGCCGAGATCCTCCGCGGGGTCGACGACGAACTGACGCACTCAGGCTATGGAATCATCATCGGCAACCTCGACAACCGCAGGGAGCGGGAGGCCCGCTATGTAGACCTCGTTTTGTCCCGGCAGGTGGATGGCGTCCTTCTGCTGACCGGGTACATTCCGGAAAACGGAACCCGTGACATGCGGGAATCCGGGCTGCCCATCGTCGCCGTGTGCGCTGCCATCGAGGACGAGGCGATTCCGAACGTGGTCGTTCAGGACCGCGAAGCCTCCCACAGGGCTGTCGAATATCTGGCCGGGCTCGGGCATCGCCGTTTCGGCTATATCTCCGGAACGCCGAGTTCGATCATCGAACATGAACGGTTCCGGGGGTTCCGCGAGGGTATCGCCGCGAGCGGCTTCCGGCAGGATGACTTCGTCCGCTGGGAGGGGCCTTTCGTCTTTGCCACAGGCGTATCCGCAGCCGAAGCCTTCCTGGCCATGAAGGACCGCCCCACCGGGATTTTCGCGGCCTGTGACGAGAGTGCCATCGGTTTCATCAAACGGGTCAGAGCCGAACGCGTCCGGGTCCCGCAGGATGTCTCCGTCATCGGCTTCGACGGCATCGAGTTTGCGGATTATACCGAGCCTACGCTCACAACCTTCCGGCAGCCCCTGCATGAATTGGGGCGCGTGGGCGCCGATGTTCTCATGAAGCTGATCAGAGGCGAGATGAAGGCCGGGGATTGGAATGTTCGATTGCCGCTGACGCTCCTGGAGCGGGACACCACGGGACCTGTTCTGCATAAGGATTACAAGTCGCTGCGCCGATCGGCGATGTAA
- a CDS encoding ThuA domain-containing protein, with translation MREALIVWGGWHGHEPEQCATIVAGLLRDEGFQVHLETSTRAFACPQLSTMSLIVPIYTMSKIEKDEVANLSKAVREGTGLAGFQGGMGDAFREAVEYQFMCGGQWVAHPGNIIDYRVNITRPDDPVMQGIQDFDYHSEQYYMHVDPSNEVLATTTFSGEHAPWIEGVVMPVVWKRRHGQGRVFYSSLGHVAKEFDVPEMRTILRRGMVWASRD, from the coding sequence ATGCGCGAAGCACTCATCGTGTGGGGCGGCTGGCACGGCCATGAGCCGGAGCAATGCGCCACCATCGTGGCCGGCCTGCTGCGGGACGAGGGTTTTCAGGTTCACCTGGAGACCTCGACCCGTGCCTTTGCCTGCCCTCAGCTCTCCACGATGAGTCTCATCGTTCCGATTTACACCATGTCGAAGATCGAAAAGGACGAGGTGGCCAATCTCTCCAAGGCAGTCCGCGAAGGCACAGGCCTCGCGGGCTTTCAGGGCGGCATGGGGGACGCCTTCCGCGAGGCGGTCGAGTACCAGTTCATGTGCGGCGGCCAATGGGTGGCCCATCCCGGCAACATCATCGACTATCGCGTGAACATCACCCGGCCGGATGATCCGGTCATGCAGGGCATCCAGGATTTCGACTACCATTCCGAGCAGTACTACATGCATGTGGACCCATCGAACGAGGTTCTCGCCACGACCACCTTCTCGGGTGAGCACGCTCCTTGGATCGAAGGAGTCGTCATGCCGGTGGTCTGGAAGCGCCGTCATGGCCAGGGCCGGGTCTTCTACAGCTCCCTCGGGCATGTGGCGAAGGAGTTCGACGTGCCCGAAATGCGCACCATCCTGAGACGCGGCATGGTCTGGGCTTCGCGGGACTGA
- a CDS encoding ketopantoate reductase family protein, whose amino-acid sequence MRIIIYGVGAIGGTVAAALALSGQEVIGIARGAQLLAIQKDGLVLRTPEKTERAQFSCVSDPTEIDLRPDDAILLTMKTQDTLPALERLRATGAAGQAVFCVQNGVANERFALRLFPEVHGMTVMMPAAISGPGEIAAFSMPRHGIFDIGRYPGGSNAHDTALAEALEAANIATFVSQDVMQSKYGKLLLNLSNILQAAFGLDADYTHLEALLRAEAEAAFKAAGIPWLDVGGADPRRTQLMQQRPIAEVGRLGSSTVQSLARGTGSVETDYLNGEIVLLGRLHGVATPANTYFTELGTRMVRDGLKPGAISMSEVEAQLSVLSAMPGR is encoded by the coding sequence ATGCGGATCATCATCTATGGCGTCGGCGCGATCGGCGGGACCGTCGCGGCGGCCCTGGCTCTCTCGGGACAGGAGGTGATCGGGATCGCTCGCGGCGCCCAGCTCCTGGCCATCCAGAAGGACGGGTTGGTTCTGCGTACCCCGGAAAAGACCGAGCGGGCCCAATTTTCGTGCGTGTCGGACCCGACCGAAATCGACCTCCGCCCGGACGATGCCATTCTGCTGACGATGAAGACACAGGATACGCTCCCCGCCCTGGAACGTCTTCGCGCCACGGGCGCCGCTGGCCAGGCCGTCTTCTGCGTTCAGAACGGCGTCGCCAATGAACGCTTCGCCCTTCGCCTTTTTCCGGAGGTCCATGGGATGACGGTGATGATGCCCGCCGCCATCTCGGGCCCGGGTGAAATCGCCGCTTTCTCCATGCCCCGTCATGGCATCTTCGATATCGGGCGCTACCCGGGCGGCAGCAACGCGCATGACACGGCCCTCGCCGAAGCCCTGGAAGCCGCCAACATCGCGACCTTCGTGTCGCAGGACGTGATGCAAAGCAAGTACGGGAAGCTGCTGCTCAACCTGAGCAACATCCTGCAGGCCGCGTTCGGCCTCGACGCCGATTACACGCATTTGGAAGCGCTGTTGCGCGCCGAGGCGGAGGCGGCCTTCAAGGCAGCCGGCATCCCTTGGCTGGACGTTGGAGGGGCCGACCCACGGCGAACTCAGCTGATGCAGCAGCGGCCCATCGCAGAAGTCGGCCGCCTCGGCAGCTCGACGGTGCAGAGTCTCGCGCGCGGCACCGGGTCGGTCGAGACCGACTATCTCAATGGCGAGATCGTGCTGCTCGGACGCCTTCACGGTGTCGCAACGCCTGCAAACACGTACTTCACGGAACTCGGTACCCGCATGGTGCGGGACGGACTCAAGCCGGGAGCGATCTCCATGTCCGAGGTCGAGGCGCAGCTCTCCGTTCTCAGTGCCATGCCTGGACGGTGA
- a CDS encoding sugar phosphate isomerase/epimerase family protein, with amino-acid sequence MSVTDNLSIQLYTLRSLEDLDLILDTVAEAGYRHVEAVGSHLDKAAEVRAKLDARSLKASSSHVSMAALREKPDAIVEACRTLGLTDLYMPAVPPDERDMAADGWRSLGRELGQIAERFQDDGIRLGYHNHHWELKPKDGAKTALELIFEAAGSSPLTWQVDVAWLVRGNADPKQWIDRYRSRITAAHVKDIAPAGQNEDQDGWADVGSGTLDWRDLWRVCRAAGAKWMVVEHDKPADPGQTARNSFAFLRTIED; translated from the coding sequence ATGAGCGTCACGGACAATCTTTCCATTCAACTCTACACCCTGCGATCACTGGAGGATCTCGACCTGATCCTCGACACGGTGGCCGAGGCTGGCTATCGCCATGTGGAAGCGGTGGGCTCACACTTGGACAAAGCCGCCGAGGTCCGAGCCAAGCTCGATGCGCGGAGTCTCAAGGCCTCGTCCAGTCATGTGAGCATGGCGGCCCTGCGCGAAAAACCCGATGCCATCGTCGAGGCGTGCCGGACGCTTGGCCTCACGGACCTCTACATGCCGGCCGTTCCGCCGGACGAGCGCGACATGGCCGCCGATGGCTGGCGCTCGCTCGGCCGCGAGCTCGGGCAGATCGCCGAACGCTTTCAGGACGATGGGATTCGTCTCGGCTACCACAATCATCACTGGGAGCTGAAGCCGAAGGATGGGGCCAAGACGGCTCTCGAACTGATCTTCGAGGCCGCCGGATCGAGCCCCCTCACCTGGCAGGTCGACGTGGCCTGGCTCGTGCGCGGCAATGCCGATCCGAAACAGTGGATCGACCGGTACCGCAGTCGGATCACGGCAGCCCACGTGAAGGATATCGCCCCCGCCGGTCAGAATGAAGACCAGGATGGCTGGGCCGATGTGGGCTCGGGCACCTTGGACTGGCGCGACCTCTGGCGCGTGTGCCGTGCGGCAGGCGCGAAATGGATGGTCGTCGAGCACGACAAGCCCGCGGACCCGGGGCAGACCGCCCGCAACAGCTTTGCCTTCCTGCGCACGATCGAGGATTAA
- a CDS encoding Gfo/Idh/MocA family protein, whose product MDSLNVGIIGCGNISGIYLQNIPAYRGLTLRACADMKPEVAQAQASRHGIEALTVDELLARDDIDLVVNLTVPAAHFGVSLAALSAGKHVFSEKPLAVDFEQGRRLVDEAEARGLHLGCAPDTFLGAGGRLARNLVDEGKIGRILSGTAFLMSHGMEHWHPDPDFFFKPGGGPILDMAPYYLSALVNLIGPVQRVLAMSSIGFPERTVTSESPRKGHRIPVETPTHVMSLLEFASGAQVTFCMSWDVWKHSHPAIEIYGSEGSLRVPDPNFFGGHVEITERGGDWRAVDSSEMPLGSPNWRSPNWAPEVPNKANYRALGLADLASSVLNGSPHRSSGRLGLHVLEVMHSILEGAATGQPRAITTTLERPAVLEDADAALLWKGQPQTASAA is encoded by the coding sequence ATGGACTCCCTCAACGTCGGCATCATCGGATGCGGCAACATTTCAGGCATCTATCTCCAGAACATTCCTGCCTATCGCGGCCTCACTCTGCGGGCCTGCGCGGACATGAAGCCCGAGGTGGCCCAAGCACAGGCAAGCCGGCACGGCATCGAGGCCCTGACGGTGGACGAGCTGCTCGCCCGTGACGACATCGACCTGGTGGTCAACCTCACCGTCCCGGCGGCTCATTTCGGCGTCTCGCTCGCGGCACTCAGCGCCGGCAAGCACGTCTTCTCGGAAAAGCCCCTTGCGGTCGATTTCGAGCAGGGTCGCCGGCTCGTGGACGAAGCGGAAGCGCGCGGCCTTCATCTCGGCTGCGCCCCTGACACCTTCCTCGGCGCGGGCGGGCGCCTCGCCCGCAACCTCGTCGATGAGGGAAAGATCGGACGCATCCTGTCGGGAACGGCATTCCTGATGTCTCACGGCATGGAGCACTGGCATCCGGATCCGGATTTCTTCTTCAAGCCCGGCGGCGGACCGATCCTCGACATGGCGCCCTACTATTTGAGCGCTCTCGTCAACCTGATCGGGCCCGTCCAGCGCGTTCTCGCCATGTCGAGCATCGGGTTTCCCGAGCGCACCGTCACCTCCGAGTCCCCGCGCAAGGGTCACCGGATTCCGGTCGAGACGCCGACCCATGTAATGTCGCTTCTCGAATTCGCATCCGGCGCGCAGGTGACCTTCTGCATGAGCTGGGACGTGTGGAAGCACAGCCATCCGGCGATCGAGATCTACGGCTCTGAGGGCTCGCTCCGCGTCCCGGATCCGAACTTCTTCGGCGGCCATGTGGAGATCACCGAACGCGGCGGCGACTGGCGCGCGGTCGATTCGAGCGAGATGCCGCTGGGCTCTCCCAACTGGCGCTCACCCAACTGGGCTCCCGAGGTTCCGAACAAGGCCAATTACCGTGCGCTCGGCCTCGCCGACCTCGCGAGCTCCGTTCTGAACGGTAGCCCACACCGCTCCAGCGGCCGCCTTGGTCTGCACGTCCTCGAGGTCATGCACAGCATCCTTGAAGGAGCAGCAACCGGGCAGCCCCGGGCGATCACCACGACCCTCGAGCGACCAGCGGTTCTGGAGGATGCCGACGCGGCGCTCCTCTGGAAGGGGCAGCCTCAGACGGCCTCTGCAGCCTAA
- a CDS encoding carbohydrate ABC transporter permease has product MSIRAPSTSSSGTKARRSARTRLPAAVALLPTALVVLVVYIGCMLWTVRLSFTSSTLLPKLDWFGLTQYTRLFANDRFVTSAENIVIFGALFISGCLIIGFLMAVFIDQNVRGEGLFRTVFLYPYSMSFVVTGVAWQWFLNPGLGLQKLVRDMGFESFTFDWLVNQRMAIYTIVIAGLWHGSGLTMAIMLAGLRGVDKDLWKAAKVDGIPTWRVYTSVVLPLLRPMVVTATVLLATGVVKLYDLVVAMTLGGPGIATEVPAKFVMDHLFERNNIGLGTAAATIMLITVVIVLAPWVYTRYVRPQGRHT; this is encoded by the coding sequence ATATCGATCCGCGCACCCAGCACCTCTTCGAGCGGCACGAAAGCGCGACGCAGCGCACGCACACGCCTGCCCGCAGCCGTTGCCCTCCTGCCGACGGCGCTCGTCGTCCTCGTCGTCTATATCGGCTGCATGCTCTGGACTGTGCGGCTCTCCTTCACGAGTTCGACCCTCCTGCCCAAGCTCGACTGGTTTGGCCTGACGCAGTACACCCGCCTTTTCGCCAATGACCGGTTCGTCACCTCGGCCGAGAACATCGTCATCTTCGGCGCCCTGTTCATCTCGGGCTGCCTGATCATCGGCTTCCTCATGGCCGTGTTCATCGATCAGAACGTGCGCGGCGAGGGTCTCTTCCGGACTGTATTCCTTTATCCCTATTCCATGTCCTTCGTGGTCACCGGCGTCGCATGGCAGTGGTTCCTCAATCCGGGACTTGGTCTGCAGAAGCTGGTCCGCGACATGGGCTTCGAGAGCTTCACGTTCGACTGGCTCGTCAATCAGAGGATGGCGATTTACACCATTGTGATCGCAGGCCTCTGGCACGGCTCCGGCCTCACCATGGCGATCATGCTCGCGGGCTTGCGCGGCGTGGACAAGGATCTGTGGAAGGCCGCAAAGGTGGACGGTATTCCGACCTGGCGCGTCTACACCTCCGTTGTTCTGCCGCTGCTGCGCCCCATGGTTGTCACTGCTACCGTGCTGCTTGCGACCGGTGTGGTGAAGCTCTACGACCTCGTTGTGGCCATGACCCTCGGCGGTCCCGGAATCGCCACCGAAGTGCCGGCCAAGTTCGTGATGGATCATCTGTTCGAGCGCAACAACATCGGCCTCGGAACGGCTGCCGCGACCATCATGCTGATCACCGTGGTGATCGTCCTGGCTCCCTGGGTCTACACCCGCTACGTTCGTCCGCAAGGGAGGCATACATGA
- a CDS encoding ABC transporter substrate-binding protein: MSMKTRVSAYTLSIALIWSSGAFAQQMKAEVLHWWTSAGESASVKVFADQFTKGGGTWVDNAIAGGANARTAGINRMVGGNPPTMMQFNTGKQFDELVSNDLVRDVDQQAQAGKWRQIMPKPIVDATVREGKFFAVPVNIHGQNWMFYNTKIFVDAGLEPPKTFPELVESGEKLKAKGIIPLALGGQPTWEHNLFRAVVVGHGGADMFRQLYGTRKPDVVKTPKFKETVELFGKMRGLVDPGSPGRNWNDATALVITNKAAMHFNGDWAKGEFIAAGQTAGKEYGCTVVGQEPKLVIGGDVFVFPATKDKAALATQDKLIQVLLDPATQIEFNKKKGSIPVRMDVDVSSMDICAQKSHSILSDPANQVESMEILSPPNFSGAMQDAVTQYWNNPNMSADAFIEKIVNAMRDAT; the protein is encoded by the coding sequence ATGAGCATGAAGACACGCGTTTCTGCGTATACCCTTTCTATTGCCCTGATCTGGAGCAGCGGTGCGTTCGCGCAGCAGATGAAAGCAGAGGTTCTGCACTGGTGGACCTCGGCCGGGGAATCCGCATCGGTCAAGGTCTTCGCCGATCAGTTCACGAAGGGCGGAGGCACCTGGGTCGACAATGCCATTGCCGGCGGCGCCAATGCCCGTACGGCCGGCATCAACCGCATGGTGGGCGGCAATCCCCCGACCATGATGCAGTTCAACACTGGTAAGCAATTCGACGAGCTGGTGAGCAATGACTTGGTCCGTGACGTCGACCAGCAGGCACAGGCAGGCAAGTGGCGGCAGATCATGCCCAAGCCGATCGTCGATGCGACTGTGCGCGAAGGTAAGTTCTTCGCCGTCCCGGTCAATATTCATGGCCAGAACTGGATGTTCTACAACACGAAGATCTTCGTCGATGCCGGTCTCGAGCCTCCCAAGACCTTCCCTGAACTGGTCGAGAGTGGTGAGAAGCTGAAGGCCAAGGGCATTATTCCGCTGGCGCTCGGCGGTCAGCCGACCTGGGAGCACAACCTGTTCCGGGCCGTCGTCGTCGGCCATGGCGGAGCGGATATGTTCCGCCAACTCTACGGCACCCGCAAACCGGATGTGGTGAAGACCCCCAAGTTTAAGGAAACGGTGGAACTCTTCGGAAAAATGCGCGGTCTCGTCGATCCGGGCAGCCCGGGCCGCAACTGGAACGACGCGACGGCTCTTGTCATCACCAACAAGGCGGCGATGCACTTCAACGGCGACTGGGCCAAGGGTGAATTCATCGCGGCAGGCCAGACGGCAGGCAAGGAGTACGGCTGCACGGTTGTCGGGCAGGAACCCAAGCTGGTCATCGGCGGGGACGTATTCGTCTTCCCGGCGACCAAGGACAAGGCGGCGCTGGCCACCCAGGACAAGTTGATCCAAGTCCTGCTCGACCCCGCCACGCAGATCGAGTTCAACAAGAAGAAGGGCTCCATCCCGGTCCGGATGGATGTCGACGTGTCATCCATGGATATCTGCGCTCAGAAATCCCATTCCATCCTGAGCGATCCCGCCAACCAGGTGGAAAGCATGGAAATCCTGAGCCCGCCGAATTTCTCGGGCGCCATGCAGGATGCGGTCACGCAGTACTGGAACAACCCGAACATGTCGGCTGACGCTTTCATCGAGAAAATCGTCAACGCCATGCGCGATGCCACCTAA